A region from the Nocardioides coralli genome encodes:
- a CDS encoding DEAD/DEAH box helicase, translating into MTFTADVREQALPMVEALPHLLRPGPGAHRSVHELRDAALRGLRLLAAGDVEARDGSWRPTREVDVVTAAVVDAVPRRPPAAAAQLVRLSLRIEADEEELVAGAVRVVPQVHDEQDPLRIADAALLWTGAAEEAGFGDRARTHAALALRDAAEAWPVLDRLLELRVPDQITLDTDELVSLLDHGVAALAARGIDVLWPRSLGRDLTARATLDRRDPGPREEPLQQGLLTPDALFAFSWQLALHGEPLSSEEMDHLADAARPIIKLRGQWTVVDPALARKARKRLIRTVRPVSAIAAALTGVVEVEEGVETEVVVGASLTRVREQLLSAATREPLDPPAALQATLRDYQLRGLTWLDQLTSLGLGACLADDMGLGKTVTLIALALHRAERDPGAGPVLVVCPASLLGNWEAEVRRFAPHLPVRRFHGQARDLADLPDGFVLTTYGTLRVDHEPLARVPWDLVVADEAQHVKNPRSATARALRQVPARARVALTGTPVENDLTELWAILDWATPGLLGSRNAFRKAWAAPIESGVDPDRAAHFRRLITPFLLRRRKTDPGIAPELPPRTDTDHLLSLTRDQVVLYEAFVRDTLERVERADEHARRGLVLALLTGLKQICNHPAHFLKQGRLEGTSEKVELLDEIVDTVVAEGGAVLVFTQYVAMARLLSGHLDRRGVRHHLLHGGTPVRDREAMVADFQAGGAPVFLLSLKAGGTGLNLTRADHVVHLDRWWNPAVEDQASDRAHRIGQTRPVQVHRMVTTGTVEQRIAELLQRKRSVADAVLASGESALTELSDAELRDLVTLRPEET; encoded by the coding sequence GTGACCTTCACCGCCGACGTCCGCGAGCAGGCGCTGCCGATGGTCGAGGCCCTGCCCCACCTGCTGCGGCCCGGCCCCGGCGCCCACCGGTCGGTGCACGAGCTGCGGGACGCCGCCCTGCGGGGGCTGCGGCTGCTCGCCGCGGGCGACGTCGAGGCCCGGGACGGCAGCTGGCGACCCACACGCGAGGTCGACGTCGTCACCGCCGCCGTGGTCGACGCGGTGCCGCGGCGGCCACCGGCAGCCGCGGCACAGCTGGTGCGGCTCTCGCTGCGGATCGAGGCCGACGAGGAGGAGCTGGTGGCCGGGGCGGTCCGGGTCGTCCCGCAGGTCCACGACGAGCAGGACCCGCTGCGGATCGCGGACGCCGCGCTGCTGTGGACCGGCGCTGCGGAGGAGGCGGGCTTCGGCGACCGGGCCCGCACCCACGCCGCGCTGGCGCTGCGCGACGCCGCCGAGGCCTGGCCCGTGCTCGACCGGCTGCTCGAGCTGCGGGTTCCCGACCAGATCACCCTCGACACCGACGAGCTGGTCAGCCTGCTCGACCATGGGGTGGCCGCCCTCGCGGCGCGGGGGATCGACGTGCTCTGGCCGCGCAGCTTGGGTCGCGACCTCACCGCCCGGGCGACGCTCGACCGCCGTGACCCCGGTCCGCGCGAGGAGCCGCTCCAGCAGGGGCTGCTGACCCCGGACGCGCTGTTCGCCTTCAGCTGGCAGCTCGCGCTCCACGGCGAGCCGCTCTCGTCCGAGGAGATGGACCACCTCGCGGACGCCGCGCGGCCGATCATCAAGCTGCGCGGCCAGTGGACGGTGGTCGACCCGGCCCTGGCACGCAAGGCCAGGAAGCGGCTGATCCGCACCGTCCGGCCCGTGTCCGCGATCGCGGCCGCCCTCACCGGGGTCGTGGAGGTCGAGGAGGGCGTCGAGACGGAGGTGGTCGTCGGCGCGAGCCTGACCCGGGTGCGCGAGCAGCTGCTCTCGGCCGCGACCCGCGAGCCCCTCGACCCCCCGGCCGCGCTGCAGGCGACGCTGCGTGACTACCAGCTCCGCGGCCTCACCTGGCTCGACCAGCTGACCTCTCTCGGGTTGGGTGCCTGCCTGGCCGACGACATGGGGCTCGGGAAGACCGTCACGCTCATCGCGCTGGCGCTCCACCGCGCGGAGCGTGACCCCGGTGCCGGGCCGGTGCTGGTGGTGTGCCCGGCCTCCCTGCTGGGCAACTGGGAGGCGGAGGTACGCCGGTTCGCGCCTCACCTGCCCGTCCGCCGCTTCCACGGCCAGGCCCGCGACCTGGCCGACCTGCCCGACGGTTTCGTGCTCACGACGTACGGCACGCTGCGGGTCGACCACGAGCCGCTGGCCCGCGTGCCCTGGGACCTGGTCGTCGCCGACGAGGCCCAGCACGTCAAGAACCCCCGCTCGGCGACGGCCCGCGCGCTGCGTCAGGTCCCGGCGCGGGCCCGGGTCGCCCTCACCGGCACGCCCGTCGAGAACGACCTCACCGAGCTGTGGGCGATCCTCGACTGGGCGACGCCGGGCCTGCTCGGCAGCCGCAACGCCTTCCGGAAGGCGTGGGCGGCGCCGATCGAGTCGGGGGTCGACCCCGACCGGGCGGCCCACTTCCGCCGCCTGATCACGCCCTTCCTGCTGCGGCGGCGCAAGACCGACCCCGGCATCGCGCCGGAGCTCCCGCCGCGCACCGACACCGATCACCTGCTGTCGCTGACCCGCGACCAGGTGGTGCTCTACGAGGCGTTCGTCCGCGACACCCTCGAGCGGGTCGAGCGTGCCGACGAGCACGCCCGCCGCGGTCTGGTGCTGGCGCTCCTCACCGGCCTCAAGCAGATCTGCAACCACCCGGCCCACTTCCTCAAGCAGGGTCGGTTGGAGGGCACCTCGGAGAAGGTCGAGCTGCTCGACGAGATCGTCGACACCGTCGTGGCCGAGGGGGGCGCGGTGCTCGTCTTCACCCAGTACGTCGCGATGGCGCGGCTGCTCTCCGGCCACCTCGACCGCCGGGGGGTGCGTCACCACCTGCTCCACGGCGGTACGCCGGTGCGCGACCGGGAGGCGATGGTCGCCGACTTCCAGGCCGGTGGTGCGCCGGTGTTCCTGCTGTCGCTCAAGGCCGGCGGCACCGGCCTCAACCTGACTCGCGCCGACCACGTGGTGCACCTCGACCGGTGGTGGAACCCCGCCGTGGAGGACCAGGCCAGCGACCGCGCCCACCGGATCGGCCAGACCCGGCCGGTGCAGGTGCACCGGATGGTCACCACCGGCACCGTCGAGCAGCGGATCGCCGAGCTGCTGCAGCGCAAGCGGTCGGTCGCCGACGCGGTGCTGGCCAGCGGCGAGTCCGCCCTCACCGAGCTCAGCGACGCCGAGCTCCGCGACCTCGTCACGCTGCGGCCGGAGGAGACCTGA
- a CDS encoding HAD-IB family hydrolase: MAGEQGVTPGMVERLAGRTVLVTGVTGFVGEALLHLMLDRSPATTAVVLVRRRGSTSAEDRVRSLLGKPIFADAVARAGGVDALLAGPVRVVEGDLADPPPLPADVDAVVHCAGDVSFDPPVDEGFQVNVQGPRMLLQRVREVGDHVHYVHVSTAYVSGRRRGTVVEGPVEHDVDVETELGWGLAQRAVAEARSRSSEVLAKLRRRAEREHGRAGPISSAADTEQRRKDWVRDQLVRLGTERARSLGWTDCYTFTKALGERVAEAHAAHAPVSIVRPSIIESALEQPHPGWIEGFKMAEPLILAYGRGELPEFPAAADTVVDIVPVDHVVAAILAVLTAPPEAGAPAYFHISSGARNPLTFGRLYRCVREYFDAHPFVVGDRGAARLPDWRLPGAASVERLLVASERAHKVADYLVARAPRADRTRDLARRLDRQQRRLEFLRRYLDLYREYAEADLRFDDRHTRALFEGLGTDDQRAFCFDTAVIDWDHYLKEVHCPAVTEPIRRMDEARRGRKRSAPAMRTLGAQSGDAGEVAAFFDMDGTLLSSNVVETYLWLRLGEMSVGERAGELGRIASRLPGLVRAERRDRGTFLRAIYKEYAGARLADLEALADEVLVDHVLARLAPAAVRRVREHRAAGHRTVLITGAIAPLTRPLAPLFDHVEAAELAVDDRGVCTGALARSPLTGESRAAWMRHWADRHGVDIGASFGYADSHSDLPLLQAVGHPVAVSPDVSLFRHARRHHWPIVDWKSADSASRSLNPVGGGR; this comes from the coding sequence GTGGCCGGTGAGCAGGGAGTGACGCCCGGGATGGTCGAGCGACTCGCCGGCCGGACGGTGCTGGTGACCGGTGTCACCGGCTTCGTCGGGGAGGCGCTACTGCACCTCATGCTCGACCGCTCACCCGCCACCACCGCGGTCGTGCTCGTACGTCGTCGCGGCAGCACCAGCGCCGAGGACCGCGTCCGCAGCCTGCTGGGCAAGCCGATCTTCGCCGACGCGGTCGCGCGTGCCGGTGGTGTCGACGCCCTGCTGGCCGGGCCGGTACGGGTCGTCGAGGGCGACCTCGCCGACCCGCCGCCGCTGCCTGCCGACGTCGACGCGGTCGTCCACTGCGCCGGCGACGTCTCCTTCGACCCGCCGGTCGACGAGGGCTTCCAGGTCAACGTGCAGGGACCGCGGATGTTGCTGCAGCGGGTCCGTGAGGTCGGCGACCACGTGCACTACGTGCACGTCTCGACCGCCTACGTCTCCGGCCGGCGTCGTGGCACGGTCGTGGAGGGCCCGGTCGAGCACGACGTCGACGTGGAGACCGAGCTCGGCTGGGGGCTGGCGCAGCGGGCGGTGGCCGAGGCTCGTTCCCGCAGCAGCGAGGTGCTCGCGAAGCTGCGCCGACGTGCCGAGCGGGAGCACGGCCGGGCCGGACCGATCTCCTCGGCCGCCGACACCGAGCAGCGGCGCAAGGATTGGGTGCGCGACCAGCTGGTCCGCCTCGGCACCGAGCGCGCGCGCAGCCTCGGGTGGACCGACTGCTACACCTTCACCAAGGCGCTGGGGGAGCGGGTCGCCGAGGCCCACGCGGCCCACGCCCCCGTCTCGATCGTCCGCCCCAGCATCATCGAGTCGGCGCTCGAGCAGCCCCACCCGGGCTGGATCGAGGGCTTCAAGATGGCCGAGCCGCTGATCCTGGCCTACGGCCGCGGCGAGCTGCCGGAGTTCCCGGCCGCGGCCGACACGGTGGTCGACATCGTCCCGGTCGACCACGTGGTCGCGGCGATCCTCGCCGTGCTGACCGCGCCGCCCGAGGCGGGCGCGCCGGCGTACTTCCACATCAGCTCGGGTGCCCGCAACCCGCTCACCTTCGGGCGCCTCTACCGCTGCGTGCGCGAGTACTTCGACGCCCACCCGTTCGTCGTCGGCGACCGCGGCGCGGCCCGGCTCCCCGACTGGCGGCTGCCCGGGGCCGCCTCGGTCGAGCGGCTGCTGGTGGCCAGTGAGCGCGCCCACAAGGTCGCCGACTACCTCGTCGCGCGTGCTCCCCGCGCCGACCGCACCCGCGACCTCGCCCGCCGCCTCGACCGGCAGCAGCGCCGGCTGGAGTTCCTGCGGCGCTACCTCGACCTCTACCGCGAGTACGCCGAGGCGGACCTCCGCTTCGACGACCGCCACACCCGGGCCCTCTTCGAGGGCCTCGGCACCGACGACCAGCGCGCCTTCTGCTTCGACACCGCGGTCATCGACTGGGACCACTACCTCAAGGAGGTCCACTGCCCGGCCGTCACCGAGCCGATCCGCCGCATGGACGAGGCCCGGCGCGGCCGCAAGCGCTCCGCACCGGCCATGCGCACCCTGGGGGCGCAGTCCGGCGACGCCGGCGAGGTGGCGGCCTTCTTCGACATGGACGGGACCCTGCTGTCCTCCAACGTCGTCGAGACCTATCTGTGGCTGCGGCTCGGTGAGATGTCCGTCGGGGAGCGGGCCGGCGAGCTCGGCCGGATCGCCTCCCGGCTGCCGGGCCTGGTGCGCGCCGAGCGACGCGACCGCGGCACCTTCCTGCGCGCCATCTACAAGGAGTACGCCGGCGCCCGGCTCGCCGACCTCGAGGCACTCGCCGACGAGGTGCTCGTCGACCACGTGCTCGCCCGCCTGGCCCCTGCCGCGGTGCGCCGGGTGCGGGAGCACCGGGCCGCGGGTCACCGCACCGTGCTGATCACCGGGGCGATCGCGCCCCTCACCCGGCCCCTCGCGCCGCTCTTCGACCACGTCGAGGCCGCGGAGCTCGCCGTCGACGACCGCGGCGTGTGCACCGGCGCGCTGGCCCGGTCGCCGCTGACCGGGGAGTCGCGGGCGGCGTGGATGCGGCACTGGGCGGACCGCCACGGCGTCGACATCGGCGCCTCCTTCGGCTACGCCGACAGCCACTCCGACCTGCCGCTGCTCCAGGCGGTCGGCCACCCGGTCGCGGTCTCTCCCGACGTCTCGCTGTTCCGTCACGCCCGCCGGCACCACTGGCCGATCGTCGACTGGAAGAGCGCCGACTCCGCCTCCCGCAGCCTCAACCCGGTGGGTGGTGGCCGGTGA
- a CDS encoding SWIM zinc finger family protein, whose translation MATHPRIPPRRGARATSWWGKAWVRAVEEAAYDEPELKAARTLSRSGRIGAVTVDPGRFVASVEEGDDVLTVTGEVPVLDSDQQAAFVEAVAAESGRIGALVTGDLPHPLVEHAEEAGVELLPYGGELATRCSCEPWADPCHHALAVMYQLAWLVEGDPFVLLALRGIERDDLLARLHATAPSPARRGSDAEVLADARDRARRLLELLDDPDADLAALL comes from the coding sequence ATGGCGACCCATCCGCGGATCCCGCCGCGCCGCGGTGCCCGTGCCACCAGCTGGTGGGGCAAGGCGTGGGTGCGGGCGGTCGAGGAGGCGGCCTACGACGAGCCGGAGCTGAAGGCGGCGCGCACCCTCTCGCGGTCGGGCCGCATCGGCGCCGTCACAGTGGACCCCGGCCGGTTCGTCGCCTCGGTCGAGGAGGGCGACGACGTGCTGACCGTCACCGGGGAGGTGCCGGTGCTCGACAGTGACCAGCAGGCCGCCTTCGTCGAGGCGGTCGCGGCCGAGTCCGGCCGGATCGGTGCGCTGGTGACGGGCGACCTGCCGCACCCGCTCGTCGAGCACGCCGAGGAGGCCGGCGTCGAGCTGCTGCCCTACGGCGGGGAGCTGGCGACGCGGTGCAGCTGCGAGCCGTGGGCCGACCCGTGTCACCACGCGCTGGCGGTGATGTACCAGCTGGCGTGGCTGGTCGAGGGCGACCCCTTCGTGCTGCTGGCGCTCCGCGGGATCGAGCGCGACGACCTGCTCGCGCGGCTCCACGCTACGGCGCCGTCCCCGGCCCGGCGTGGCTCCGACGCCGAGGTGCTCGCCGACGCCCGCGACCGCGCGCGGCGGCTCCTCGAGCTGCTCGACGACCCCGACGCCGACCTCGCCGCCCTGCTCTGA
- a CDS encoding lysophospholipid acyltransferase family protein — translation MSSLIRDTVDDVRTVARGWRWGRRSMVPRSAEPFVPPAEQTIFPTDWSRTPVANAVRDVVQKAGLEPLLRSQVRTQVEGLDVLDRVEGPVIFVANHASHLDTPLILLSLPDAWRRRTAVAAAADYFFDTWWRAVGSAMVFNTFPIDRRGGRMATTPGDVLDDGWSLVIFPEGTRSPDGWMQRFQLGAAWLAVQHGVPVVPIAHRGTYAAMPRGRNWPVPGRRLLTIRFGEPLVAGPDESARDFAPRLRQAVATLLDEDRTTWWEARRRAAQGETPDPGGPQVARWRRVWEQTASPTGDETRRRPRAWRR, via the coding sequence GTGAGCAGCCTGATCCGGGACACGGTCGACGACGTCCGTACCGTCGCGCGCGGGTGGCGCTGGGGCCGCCGGTCGATGGTGCCGCGGTCGGCCGAGCCGTTCGTCCCACCGGCGGAGCAGACCATCTTCCCGACCGACTGGTCGCGGACCCCGGTCGCCAACGCGGTGCGCGACGTGGTGCAGAAGGCGGGGCTCGAGCCGCTGCTGCGCTCCCAGGTCCGGACCCAGGTCGAGGGGCTCGACGTGCTCGACCGGGTCGAGGGGCCGGTCATCTTCGTGGCCAACCATGCCTCCCACCTCGACACCCCGCTGATCCTGCTCTCCCTGCCCGACGCCTGGCGACGGCGCACGGCGGTGGCGGCCGCAGCGGACTACTTCTTCGACACCTGGTGGCGTGCAGTGGGCTCGGCGATGGTGTTCAACACCTTCCCGATCGACCGTCGCGGGGGCCGGATGGCGACCACGCCCGGCGACGTCCTCGACGACGGCTGGAGCCTGGTGATCTTCCCGGAGGGGACCCGCTCACCCGACGGGTGGATGCAGCGCTTCCAGCTGGGCGCGGCCTGGCTGGCGGTTCAGCACGGCGTCCCGGTGGTGCCGATCGCCCACCGCGGCACCTACGCCGCCATGCCCCGCGGCCGGAACTGGCCGGTCCCGGGTCGGCGACTGCTGACGATCAGGTTCGGCGAGCCGCTGGTGGCCGGTCCCGACGAGAGCGCCCGCGACTTCGCGCCGCGGCTCCGGCAGGCGGTGGCGACGTTGCTCGACGAGGACCGCACGACGTGGTGGGAGGCGCGCCGTCGCGCTGCCCAGGGGGAGACCCCGGATCCCGGAGGCCCGCAGGTCGCCCGGTGGCGTCGGGTCTGGGAGCAGACGGCGTCGCCGACCGGCGACGAGACCAGGCGTCGGCCGCGCGCCTGGCGCCGCTGA
- a CDS encoding zinc-dependent alcohol dehydrogenase, which translates to MIALEMYRSLPRQIAGRAVGARLPGALSGLAALRLVSHDEPRVTREGWARARTRLSGICGSDLGALAGRTSLYFSPVVSFPFVPGHEVVADLLDDCGDLPKGSRVVIDPVLSCAARGVEPCDGCADEATNRCDRITVGDVSPGLQTGFCSDTGGGWGEVLAVHRSQVHPVPDGMSDEQAVWIEPMACAVHTALRAAIRDNDRVLVSGAGAVGLLATYAVRSLTSAGPITVVAKHDHQRELALLLGATDVVTPGEALSRVRRATRAFQLRPVMGSPYLLGGIDVAIDAVGSKASLELAMHATRPGGRVVLSGMPAPADLSAAWFRELEIVGSYASARREPIGSAGGRGAFDLATELVAAEAVQQLADRIATYPLHRWREALDHAQGAGRLGTVKVTFDPRSRR; encoded by the coding sequence ATGATCGCGCTGGAGATGTACCGGTCGCTGCCGCGGCAGATCGCCGGCCGCGCTGTCGGGGCGCGGCTGCCCGGGGCGCTGTCCGGCCTGGCCGCGCTGCGCCTGGTCAGCCACGACGAGCCGCGGGTGACGCGGGAGGGCTGGGCGCGCGCACGGACCCGGCTGTCGGGCATCTGCGGCTCCGACCTCGGTGCTCTCGCCGGCCGCACCAGCCTCTACTTCTCGCCTGTCGTCTCCTTCCCGTTCGTGCCCGGCCACGAGGTGGTCGCCGACCTCCTCGACGACTGCGGCGATCTGCCGAAGGGCAGCCGCGTCGTGATCGACCCCGTGCTGTCCTGCGCTGCGCGGGGGGTCGAGCCGTGCGACGGGTGCGCCGACGAGGCCACCAACCGCTGTGACCGCATCACCGTCGGCGACGTGTCGCCCGGCCTGCAGACCGGCTTCTGCTCCGACACCGGCGGCGGCTGGGGCGAGGTGCTGGCGGTGCACCGCAGCCAGGTGCACCCCGTCCCCGACGGCATGAGCGACGAGCAGGCGGTCTGGATCGAGCCGATGGCCTGCGCGGTCCACACGGCGTTGCGCGCCGCGATCCGCGACAACGACCGGGTGCTGGTCAGTGGTGCCGGCGCTGTGGGGCTGCTGGCGACGTACGCCGTGCGCAGCCTGACCAGCGCGGGACCCATCACCGTGGTGGCCAAGCACGACCACCAGCGTGAGCTCGCGCTGCTGCTGGGGGCCACCGACGTCGTGACACCGGGCGAGGCCCTGAGCCGGGTCCGCCGCGCCACCCGGGCCTTCCAGCTGCGGCCGGTGATGGGCTCGCCCTACCTGCTCGGCGGCATCGACGTCGCGATCGACGCGGTCGGCAGCAAGGCGTCCCTCGAGCTGGCGATGCACGCGACCCGACCCGGTGGCCGGGTGGTGCTCTCCGGGATGCCGGCGCCGGCCGACCTGTCGGCTGCCTGGTTCCGCGAGCTCGAGATCGTGGGCTCCTACGCCTCGGCCCGCCGCGAGCCAATCGGGTCGGCGGGGGGTCGAGGAGCCTTCGACCTCGCCACCGAGCTGGTCGCCGCCGAGGCCGTGCAGCAGCTCGCCGACCGGATCGCCACCTACCCCTTACACCGCTGGCGCGAGGCCCTCGACCACGCGCAGGGCGCTGGCCGGCTGGGCACCGTCAAGGTCACCTTCGACCCGAGGAGCCGCAGATGA
- a CDS encoding thioesterase family protein has product MRFSEHELTAALTGAAKGVLAAQRKDVRRGRADIDTVWEEMDRYQRFQLLDGLGTQLLPVLTALPDVEVAPGTRPTFTDAQVRDTVEGLVDDGLARSAGRSRSRHGRHWCRPPSPTCRCARIPTDSPPPTTRRLAAVSAPHPTYEQLVELPAYVEQPVPIAFEDANGHLNVRHYTGIASEGLDESLVAQGIPQMWPAQGHACFSAEHHLTYLSEMRTGDRMSARVRLLGRSERAAHALVYLLDESHQRLSFVMEEIFLHIDMETRRTAPWPEDVAAALDAQIAEDEKLPWEPDVSGSMGLR; this is encoded by the coding sequence ATGCGATTCAGCGAGCACGAGCTCACCGCGGCGCTGACCGGCGCCGCCAAGGGGGTCCTGGCAGCCCAGCGCAAGGACGTCCGTCGCGGCCGGGCCGACATCGACACCGTGTGGGAGGAGATGGACCGCTACCAGCGCTTCCAGCTCCTCGACGGGCTCGGCACCCAGCTGCTGCCGGTGCTGACGGCGCTGCCGGACGTCGAGGTCGCGCCCGGGACACGGCCCACCTTCACCGACGCCCAGGTGCGGGACACCGTCGAGGGTCTGGTGGACGACGGCCTGGCAAGGTCCGCCGGGCGGTCACGGTCAAGGCACGGACGGCACTGGTGCAGGCCGCCCTCGCCCACCTGCCGGTGCGCCAGGATCCCGACGGACTCACCGCCCCCGACCACCCGTAGGCTCGCGGCCGTGAGCGCACCGCACCCCACCTACGAGCAGCTCGTCGAGCTCCCGGCGTACGTCGAGCAGCCGGTCCCGATCGCCTTCGAGGACGCCAACGGCCACCTCAACGTCCGCCACTACACCGGCATCGCCAGCGAGGGGCTCGACGAGTCCCTGGTCGCCCAGGGGATCCCGCAGATGTGGCCGGCGCAGGGGCACGCCTGCTTCTCGGCGGAGCACCACCTCACCTACCTGTCCGAGATGCGCACGGGTGACCGGATGTCGGCGCGGGTGCGGCTGCTCGGCCGCTCGGAGCGGGCCGCGCACGCCCTGGTCTACCTGCTGGACGAGTCGCACCAGCGGCTCAGCTTCGTGATGGAGGAGATCTTCCTCCACATCGACATGGAGACGCGCCGCACCGCACCGTGGCCCGAGGACGTCGCCGCGGCCCTGGACGCGCAGATCGCCGAGGACGAGAAGCTCCCGTGGGAGCCCGACGTGTCCGGCTCCATGGGCCTGCGCTAG
- a CDS encoding SACE_7040 family transcriptional regulator: MTTEAVTRREQLLATAAELFAARGFHGVSVAELGRACGISGPALYKHFPSKDAILAEMLVSISEELLAVGRARVAEAADADAAVRALVAWHVDFAVRHRPLIVVQDRDWESLPPEARERVRTLQREYVDVWAAQLRRRHPGLRADRARAMAHVSFGLINSTPHSGLLPDDAMRTLLTEMALGALGLH, encoded by the coding sequence ATGACGACCGAGGCCGTGACCCGTCGCGAGCAGCTGCTCGCGACGGCCGCGGAGCTCTTCGCGGCCCGTGGCTTCCACGGGGTGTCGGTCGCCGAGCTCGGCCGGGCCTGCGGGATATCGGGACCCGCGCTCTACAAGCACTTCCCCTCCAAGGACGCGATCCTCGCCGAGATGCTGGTCTCGATCAGCGAGGAGCTGCTCGCCGTCGGCCGGGCCCGGGTGGCCGAGGCCGCCGACGCCGACGCCGCCGTCCGGGCGCTGGTGGCCTGGCACGTCGACTTCGCGGTGCGGCACCGCCCGCTGATCGTGGTCCAGGACCGCGACTGGGAGTCACTGCCGCCCGAGGCCCGCGAGCGGGTCCGCACCCTGCAGCGGGAGTACGTCGACGTGTGGGCCGCGCAGCTGCGGCGCCGCCACCCGGGGCTGCGCGCCGACCGGGCCCGGGCGATGGCCCACGTCTCCTTCGGGCTCATCAACTCCACGCCGCACAGCGGCCTGCTCCCCGACGACGCGATGCGGACGCTGCTGACCGAGATGGCGCTCGGCGCGCTCGGGCTGCACTGA
- a CDS encoding lactate racemase domain-containing protein, with product MSRPGFVLEVDDRTPPLVVHEGEGFRLERFPLGTRVVYPPESLPTVPDVDEAIRDALLHPVDADPLPTLLKPGMRLTIAFDDLSLPLPPMRAPDIRQRIIEAVLQMAADAGVDDVVLIAANALHRRMTDAELRHIVGERVFRSFHPQGLLYNHDAEDRSNLAHLGLTDQGEDVEINKRAAESDLLVYVNVNLVAMDGGHKSVPIGLASYKSLRHHHNAQTMVRSHSFMDHKRSHLHHSAWRMGRLLREHLNVFQIETTLDNKVFPPPYDFLMKREWEWSVRDQASLLAVRRGLAVAPKRLRHRMFHDLRAPYGLTGINAGETEAVHERTIAAVHRQQLVEVDGQSDVMVMGVPYLGPYNVSSVMNPILATCMGLGYYFNSYRGAPVVRRGGAVILYHPLQADFDVLHHPSYVDFYEEVLAESTDPAVVEAKYEQQFATDPWYIHLYRTSHAYHGVHPFYMWYWAAHAMDHVGDVIWVGADRQVARRLGFRAASSLPDALEMARDTVGDSPSITYLHNPPHLLADVRT from the coding sequence ATGAGCCGACCCGGATTCGTGCTGGAGGTCGACGACCGCACCCCGCCGCTCGTGGTGCACGAGGGCGAGGGCTTCCGCCTCGAGCGGTTCCCGCTCGGCACCCGCGTGGTCTACCCGCCCGAGTCGCTGCCGACCGTGCCCGACGTCGACGAGGCGATCCGCGACGCGTTGCTCCACCCGGTGGACGCCGACCCGCTGCCGACCCTGCTGAAGCCCGGCATGAGGCTGACGATCGCCTTCGACGACCTGTCGTTGCCGCTGCCGCCGATGCGCGCGCCCGACATCCGGCAGCGGATCATCGAGGCGGTGCTGCAGATGGCCGCCGACGCCGGCGTCGACGACGTGGTGCTCATCGCGGCCAACGCGCTCCACCGCCGGATGACGGACGCGGAGCTCCGCCACATCGTCGGCGAGCGCGTCTTCCGCTCCTTCCACCCGCAGGGGCTCCTCTACAACCACGACGCCGAGGACCGGTCGAACCTCGCCCACCTCGGGCTCACCGACCAGGGCGAGGACGTCGAGATCAACAAGCGGGCCGCCGAGTCGGACCTGCTGGTCTACGTCAACGTCAACCTCGTCGCGATGGACGGCGGCCACAAGTCGGTGCCGATCGGGCTGGCGTCGTACAAGTCCCTGCGCCACCACCACAACGCCCAGACGATGGTGCGGTCCCACTCCTTCATGGACCACAAGCGGTCCCACCTCCACCACTCCGCCTGGCGGATGGGGCGGTTGCTGCGCGAGCACCTCAACGTCTTCCAGATCGAGACCACCCTCGACAACAAGGTCTTCCCGCCCCCCTACGACTTCCTGATGAAGCGCGAGTGGGAGTGGTCGGTGCGCGACCAGGCCAGCCTGCTCGCCGTACGCCGCGGCCTGGCCGTCGCCCCCAAGCGGCTGCGCCACCGGATGTTCCACGACCTGCGGGCGCCCTACGGCCTGACCGGGATCAACGCCGGCGAGACCGAGGCCGTCCACGAGCGGACCATCGCCGCGGTCCACCGCCAGCAGCTGGTGGAGGTCGACGGGCAGTCAGACGTGATGGTGATGGGGGTGCCCTACCTCGGTCCCTACAACGTCAGCTCGGTGATGAACCCGATCCTCGCCACCTGCATGGGGCTGGGCTACTACTTCAACTCCTACCGCGGCGCGCCCGTGGTGCGGCGCGGCGGGGCGGTCATCCTCTACCACCCGCTGCAGGCCGACTTCGACGTGCTCCACCACCCCTCCTACGTCGACTTCTACGAGGAGGTGCTGGCCGAGTCCACGGACCCGGCCGTGGTCGAGGCCAAGTACGAGCAGCAGTTCGCCACAGACCCCTGGTACATCCACCTCTACCGCACCTCGCACGCCTACCACGGCGTCCACCCCTTCTACATGTGGTACTGGGCAGCGCACGCCATGGACCACGTCGGCGACGTGATCTGGGTCGGTGCCGACCGGCAGGTGGCCAGGCGGCTGGGCTTCCGCGCGGCCAGCAGCCTGCCCGACGCCCTGGAGATGGCGCGCGACACCGTCGGCGACAGCCCCTCCATCACCTACCTGCACAACCCGCCCCACCTGCTCGCCGACGTGAGGACGTGA